In Motilibacter rhizosphaerae, one DNA window encodes the following:
- a CDS encoding universal stress protein, with protein sequence MTIVVGYVPKPEGRAALRRAAEDARAQRERLVVVSSVPDAPSDAPGGGYEEELARVGEALSAAGIEHEVRTLVRGHDASEELIAIAEEVGADVIVIGLRRRTPVGKLILGSNAQRILLDAPCPVLAVKAGEEDR encoded by the coding sequence GTGACGATCGTGGTCGGCTACGTGCCGAAGCCCGAGGGCCGTGCGGCGCTGCGCCGCGCTGCCGAGGACGCCCGCGCCCAGCGCGAGCGCCTCGTCGTGGTGAGCTCGGTCCCCGACGCGCCCTCGGACGCGCCCGGGGGCGGCTACGAGGAGGAGCTCGCGCGCGTGGGCGAGGCGCTCAGCGCCGCCGGCATCGAGCACGAGGTGCGCACGCTCGTGCGCGGCCACGACGCCTCCGAGGAGCTCATCGCCATCGCCGAGGAGGTCGGCGCCGACGTCATCGTCATCGGGCTGCGCCGCCGCACCCCGGTCGGCAAGCTCATCCTCGGCAGCAACGCGCAGCGCATCCTGCTCGACGCCCCGTGCCCCGTCCTCGCCGTGAAGGCGGGCGAGGAGGACCGCTGA
- a CDS encoding DUF3072 domain-containing protein, translating into MAAGAAGTSGPTGDAAARSAEKDPEDWVTGGEPATGAQESYLGTLAREAGEEAPEGLTKAEASEQIDRLQQETGRGAS; encoded by the coding sequence GTGGCAGCAGGAGCAGCAGGGACCAGCGGGCCGACCGGGGACGCCGCGGCGCGCTCGGCGGAGAAGGACCCGGAGGACTGGGTGACCGGGGGCGAGCCCGCGACGGGGGCCCAGGAGAGCTACCTCGGGACGCTCGCGCGGGAGGCGGGCGAGGAGGCCCCCGAGGGGCTGACGAAGGCGGAGGCGAGCGAGCAGATCGACCGGCTCCAGCAGGAGACCGGGCGCGGCGCCTCCTGA
- a CDS encoding transglycosylase family protein produces the protein MRPSRPLRAYTGRHRAPVASPASRLAPPAVAVAAGLGIAGATLAAGGTASAATRSVSSRAASATVHHTPLLSLHSHGSAVRYLQSRLGIAVDGRFGVRTQAAVRAFQRSHGLRATGVADKWTWRTLPKVKHVSRDEVRPSTGAEGLNWAALARCEAGGNPRAVNAAGYYGLYQFDLGTWRGVGGSGLPTDASAEEQTYRAQLLFKRRGASPWPTCGHLLYS, from the coding sequence GTGCGTCCTTCGCGTCCCCTGCGCGCCTACACCGGCCGCCACCGCGCCCCCGTCGCGTCCCCCGCCTCCCGCCTCGCTCCCCCGGCCGTCGCCGTGGCCGCCGGCCTGGGCATCGCGGGAGCGACGCTCGCCGCGGGCGGCACCGCCAGCGCGGCGACCCGCAGCGTCTCCTCCCGGGCCGCCAGCGCGACCGTGCACCACACCCCGCTGCTGTCGCTGCACTCGCACGGGTCCGCGGTGCGCTACCTCCAGTCGCGGCTCGGCATCGCCGTCGACGGCCGCTTCGGCGTCCGCACCCAGGCCGCCGTGCGGGCCTTCCAGCGCAGCCACGGCCTGCGCGCCACCGGCGTGGCCGACAAGTGGACCTGGCGCACGCTGCCCAAGGTCAAGCACGTGTCGCGCGACGAGGTGCGCCCCTCCACCGGTGCCGAGGGCCTCAACTGGGCCGCGCTCGCGCGCTGCGAGGCGGGCGGCAACCCGAGGGCCGTCAACGCGGCGGGCTACTACGGGCTCTACCAGTTCGACCTCGGCACGTGGCGCGGCGTGGGCGGCTCCGGCCTGCCGACGGACGCGAGCGCCGAGGAGCAGACCTACCGCGCGCAGCTGCTCTTCAAGCGCCGCGGCGCCAGCCCCTGGCCCACCTGCGGGCACCTGCTCTACAGCTGA
- a CDS encoding CehA/McbA family metallohydrolase domain-containing protein, whose translation MSVLPPPAALVVASGRPTLAVAQGQGSDLPGATGAARRSQLPGREGLAVVHADLHNHTLLSDGAGRPEDAYASMQRAGLDVAALTDHVSLPRTSPLPAGLPPDAVSRYRTAPPSMDAAGWSRTAALADAADEPGSFTAVRGFEWTEPWLGHVNVWFSEQMTGVALPGGTRVLHDWLHAQVEATARRAAPSGGPGPLFGFNHPGREPGRLDGFALDPRLVPRMVTLELFNRGEDYLFEGVADGLPSPLLAVHDAGWQPGLVGVTDEHGTGWGTVEGRGRAGLWVREHSRSGVAEALLARRTYATRLSGLRLDATLDGVGMGGTLPPDGTGGRLRLDVDRGPAWHGRPLEVQVLVPGAGELLPEVRAVLPLTCGTPLDAELDLRAPAAPGRPGWVVVRVVDPAQDDDREARAHAAGWTPRGRAVAYASPWRTAPA comes from the coding sequence GTGAGCGTGCTCCCGCCCCCTGCTGCCCTGGTCGTCGCGAGCGGACGGCCCACGCTGGCCGTCGCGCAGGGCCAGGGCAGCGACCTCCCCGGCGCGACGGGAGCGGCCCGGCGCTCGCAGCTGCCGGGGCGCGAGGGGCTCGCGGTCGTCCACGCCGACCTGCACAACCACACCCTGCTCTCCGACGGAGCGGGGCGGCCGGAGGACGCGTACGCCTCCATGCAGCGCGCGGGTCTGGATGTCGCGGCGCTCACCGACCACGTCTCGCTCCCGCGCACGTCCCCCCTGCCCGCGGGACTGCCGCCGGACGCGGTCTCCCGCTACCGGACCGCACCGCCGAGCATGGACGCCGCCGGCTGGTCGCGCACCGCGGCGCTGGCCGACGCCGCCGACGAGCCGGGCTCGTTCACCGCGGTCCGCGGCTTCGAGTGGACCGAGCCGTGGCTCGGCCACGTCAACGTGTGGTTCTCGGAGCAGATGACGGGGGTCGCGCTCCCCGGCGGGACCCGCGTCCTGCACGACTGGCTGCACGCGCAGGTCGAGGCGACCGCTCGCAGGGCTGCCCCATCCGGTGGCCCGGGCCCGCTCTTCGGCTTCAACCACCCGGGCCGCGAGCCCGGCAGGTTGGACGGCTTCGCGCTCGACCCGCGGCTCGTCCCCCGCATGGTGACGCTCGAGCTGTTCAACCGCGGGGAGGACTACCTGTTCGAGGGCGTGGCCGACGGGCTGCCCTCGCCGCTGCTCGCCGTGCACGACGCGGGGTGGCAGCCGGGGCTCGTCGGGGTGACTGACGAGCACGGCACCGGCTGGGGGACGGTCGAGGGCCGCGGGCGTGCCGGGCTCTGGGTGCGCGAGCACAGCCGCAGCGGGGTGGCGGAGGCGCTGCTGGCGCGGCGGACGTACGCAACGCGGCTCTCCGGCCTCCGGCTGGACGCCACCCTCGACGGCGTCGGGATGGGCGGGACCCTGCCGCCGGACGGGACCGGGGGCAGGCTCCGGCTCGACGTCGACCGCGGACCGGCCTGGCACGGCCGCCCGCTGGAGGTGCAGGTGCTGGTGCCGGGTGCCGGTGAGCTGCTCCCCGAGGTGCGGGCCGTGCTCCCGCTGACCTGCGGGACGCCGCTCGACGCCGAGCTCGACCTGCGGGCGCCCGCCGCCCCCGGCCGGCCGGGCTGGGTCGTCGTCCGCGTGGTCGACCCGGCCCAGGACGACGACCGGGAGGCCCGGGCGCACGCGGCCGGCTGGACGCCGCGCGGTCGCGCCGTCGCGTACGCCAGTCCCTGGCGGACCGCCCCCGCGTAG
- a CDS encoding DUF2267 domain-containing protein encodes MHYDQLTRLVQLRGRFASPEDADRATRTTLCVLAERVPDTVATALVERLPPDLAAHLHRDPEPSAEPLVADDFVAQLAERASLDALRAARVARTVFRVVDLESGGSLAGRAKGVLPEDVRDLVARAGR; translated from the coding sequence ATGCACTACGACCAGCTCACGCGCCTCGTGCAGCTGCGGGGGCGCTTCGCGTCCCCCGAGGACGCCGACCGCGCGACGCGGACCACGCTGTGCGTCCTCGCCGAGCGCGTCCCCGACACCGTCGCGACCGCGCTGGTCGAGCGGCTGCCCCCGGACCTCGCCGCCCACCTGCACCGCGACCCCGAGCCCTCCGCCGAGCCCCTCGTCGCGGACGACTTCGTCGCGCAGCTGGCCGAGCGGGCGAGCCTCGACGCGCTGCGGGCGGCGCGGGTCGCGCGTACGGTCTTCCGCGTCGTCGACCTCGAGAGCGGCGGCAGTCTCGCCGGCCGGGCCAAGGGCGTCCTGCCCGAGGACGTCCGCGACCTCGTCGCCCGCGCCGGGCGCTGA
- a CDS encoding sigma-70 family RNA polymerase sigma factor, producing MTTTPALQQALEATPAVDLDLAAPTADLVRLYLDDIGRTPLLTAADEVELSQRIEAGLYAQHLLATGETGEHDAAELRRLVRDGDRAKDQMLRANLRLVVSVAKKHSHRGLPFLDVVQEGNLGLVRAVEKFDYRKGYKFSTYATWWIRQAIGRGLAEQARTVRLPVHVHEQIGKLSRALRDLSATLERDPDDQEVAEALGWELADVTSLRRISRDAISLDTPVGEEADTSVGDLVVDTDAVSAADAYEQRALLRDLQSALDQLPEREATILRMRYGLHDGRPHTLDEIGRAVGLTRERIRQLEKEALGKLRSPATTQSLLDWAS from the coding sequence ATGACAACGACACCCGCGCTCCAGCAGGCCCTCGAGGCGACCCCTGCGGTGGATCTCGACCTCGCGGCACCGACCGCCGACCTCGTCCGACTCTACCTCGACGACATCGGGCGCACTCCGCTGCTCACCGCCGCCGACGAGGTCGAGCTCTCCCAGCGCATCGAGGCCGGCCTCTACGCCCAGCACCTGCTCGCCACCGGCGAGACCGGCGAGCACGACGCGGCGGAGCTGCGCCGCCTGGTCCGCGACGGCGACCGCGCGAAGGACCAGATGCTGCGGGCCAACCTGCGCCTCGTCGTGTCCGTGGCGAAGAAGCACAGCCACCGCGGCCTGCCCTTCCTCGACGTGGTGCAGGAGGGCAACCTCGGGCTGGTGCGCGCGGTCGAGAAGTTCGACTACCGCAAGGGCTACAAGTTCTCGACCTACGCGACGTGGTGGATCCGCCAGGCGATCGGCCGCGGGCTGGCCGAGCAGGCGCGTACGGTGCGCCTCCCGGTGCACGTGCACGAGCAGATCGGCAAGCTGAGCCGCGCGCTGCGCGACCTCTCGGCGACGCTCGAGCGCGACCCCGACGACCAGGAGGTCGCCGAGGCGCTGGGCTGGGAGCTGGCCGACGTCACGTCGCTGCGCAGGATCAGCCGTGACGCCATCAGCCTCGACACCCCGGTGGGCGAGGAGGCCGACACCAGCGTGGGCGACCTCGTCGTCGACACCGACGCGGTGAGCGCTGCCGACGCGTACGAGCAGCGGGCGCTGCTGCGCGACCTGCAGTCCGCGCTGGACCAGCTCCCCGAGCGGGAGGCGACGATCCTGCGCATGCGCTACGGGCTGCACGACGGTCGCCCGCACACGCTCGACGAGATCGGCCGGGCCGTGGGGCTGACGCGCGAGC